The Pyrenophora tritici-repentis strain M4 chromosome 2, whole genome shotgun sequence genome window below encodes:
- a CDS encoding IucD, Lysine-ornithine N-monooxygenase, which yields MDQAKYRNLEVYDLVCVGFGPASLSIAIALDDRHKERKSSDAHAVPPKVLFLEKKLAFGWHTGMLLEDSRMQISFIKDLVTLRNPKSPFTFMNYLHTHSRLADFANLNTFSPFRSEFGDYLRWCAAHFIDDAAYGQEVLQVIPEDAEGDNPVRHFIVKSRNVVTGLITYRKTRRVVIATGARPHLPDHYPKHHPRVVHSSEFLHRVPGILEGIQRPRIAVVGSGQSAAEIFDYLRGNCPVSTVNLLIRGQHLRPSDDSPFVNEIFNASKVDEVYHRSLGVRSRTILDDKNTNYGVVRVKLLERIYESLYRERLGGNPAKKPMHQILNFRSVVAVNKATPDSESLCLTIQILPGSCESKQDLTTMEVDLLIAATGYKHGYPDDILDGCASLISDEKGGWRVDRDYRLMFDEGKVSRGAGIWLQGCNEATHGLSDSLLSVMATRSAEVVASMFGCRTAKRPTYSLL from the exons ATGGATCAAGCTAAATATCGTAATTTAGAGGTTTACGATCTAGTTTGCGTCGGGTTTGGGCCGGCATCTCTTTCAATCGCCATTGCCCTAGATGATAGGCACAAAGAGCGAAAATCTTCAGATGCACATGCAGTTCCACCGAAGGTCCTGTTTCTTGAGAAGAAGTTGGCTTTCGGCTGGCATACTGGAATGCTGTTGGAAGATTCGAGGATGCAAATCTCCTTCATAAAAGACCTGGTGACCTTGCGGAACCCCAAGAGCCCTTTTACCTTTATGAATTACCTGCACACTCATAGCAGGCTAGCGGATTTTGCCAACTTAAACACTTTTTCCCCATTCCGGTCCGAATTCGGGGATTACCTAAGATGGTGTGCTGCTCATTTCATCGACGATGCAGCATATGGTCAGGAGGTTTTACAAGTCATACCGGAGGATGCTGAAGGAGATAATCCTGTGCGTCACTTTATTGTCAAGAGCCGTAATGTTGTTACTGGCCTTATCACGTACCGGAAGACGAGACGCGTTGTTATTGCAACAGGTGCACGACCACATTTGCCGGATCATTATCCAAAACACCATCCGAGAGTAGTACACTCCTCCGAGTTCCTACATCGGGTTCCCGGAATACTTGAAGGAATACAACGTCCCAGGATAGCTGTAGTCGGATCGGGCCAAAGCGCTGCTGAGATTTTCGACTATCTTCGTGGGAACTGTCCTGTCTCCACAGTCAACCTCTTGATCCGAGGCCAACATCTCAGACCCAGTGATGATTCTCCTTT CGTCAACGAAATTTTCAATGCGTCCAAAGTAGACGAAGTCTACCACCGAAGCCTTGGAGTTCGCTCTAGGACAATACTAGATGATAAGAACACAAACTATGGCGTTGTAAGAGTCAAACTTCTCGAGCGAATCTACGAGTCGCTCTATAGAGAACGCCTGGGTGGCAATCCTGCAAAGAAACCAATGCATCAGATCTTGAATTTCCGGTCAGTTGTTGCTGTGAATAAGGCAACTCCGGATTCAGAAAGCCTATGCCTTACTATCCAAATACTACCTGGCTCCTGCGAGTCCAAGCAGGATCTAACAACAATGGAAGTTGACTTGTTAATTGCTGCAACTGGTTACAAGCATGGCTATCCAGATGACATCCTCGACGGATGTGCCAGCCTTATTTCGGATGAAAAAGGGGGATGGAGGGTGGACAGAGATTACCGTCTAATGTTTGACGAGGGAAAAGTTTCTCGGGGCGCTGGCATATGGTTGCAAGGTTGTAATGAAGCAACTCATGGA CTAAGCGACAGTTTGCTATCAGTAATGGCTACAAGAAGTGCTGAGGTGGTTGCGTCTATGTTTGGGTGTAGAACAGCAAAAAGGCCGACCTACTCGCTGTTGTAG